The region TTGAATTTCTAAGTCCCTTTAAAGATAGCTGTTTTCCTTCAATCTTAAATCCAACGCCATCCGCTTCTACTTCAATTAAATTGATTTCGATTTCGGAAGCTTCGCTTAATTTATCATCAGCTTTAACTTCGTATTTTAAATTTAAAATTTTATGAGGAGTTAGTTCATTAATAGTCCTTTTAATGACAGATTCAAATAATTCCAGGAACTTCTCCACCGGAGGCAGATCATTTGCCCACCAGTAAGCGAGAACGGAATTCAGGACGATATGATGTTCAACGTAATCGTCCCTCCATCGGGCCCTGACACCAACAGAACTGTCATCAACAATCTTAACAACTAATACTGGACTAACTGCCATCCTATCACAATTATTCAACTAAAGCCTTAATTAAGTCACTGGCCCTTACAAGACCCACAAGGTCTCCTTCAACACCGATGACCGGAATTTGCTCAATATTCAATGTTTTCATTTTTTTAGCGCAATCGGAAACTTTAGTTTTAGAATTAGCTACTTCAACATTGCCGATAGCAACATCGCCGACAACCTTATCGGTGAATTTCAAACGGTTTTTCTCAATGTACAATACGGAAGTACTGTCCCAGGACCATTTGTCACCTTCAGTACCGACAGTGGAACTGTGTTCACTTCTCTCGGAAATGATTTCACTTTCGGCAATGAAATCAGTCTCGGTTAAGATTCCTGATAATTGGGCATCATCATCAATTGCCAAAATAGACTTGAGGCCGAACTGTTTCATGGATTCAAAAGCAACATTCAAAGGAGCCTTATCCCATGTGGTAGGAACGGTTGTAATCATATAATTTTCAACTGCGTCATCAATATCGAGTTTTGTTAAAGCTTGAGACACCAGGTCAAATGAAGTAATAATTCCAACTAAATCACCATCATCATTGACTACAGGAATTCTTCTTACATTACTTTCAATCATTCTTTTAGCTACATCCTTAACGTCCTCATCAGGACTTGCGACTATAAGATTTCTACTCATCAACATTGCGATTTGTTCTTCATCAGGATTATTGATTAAATCTGAACGGGTCACAACGCCAACCAAATGTTTGGTATCGTCTTTAACGACCGGAAGAACCGCTTTATTTTCTTTTCTCATCAAGTCTAAAACTTTTTCTCGGCTACCCGGAACGGATACGCTAACAACTTTTTTAGACATTACTCTTTTTACTAACATAAAAATACACCTTATGCATATAATCATATGAAAAAATTATAATTAAATTAATGTACAACTAAAACAGGACATTTAGCGGCATTAACGACTTTGTCACTAACGCTTCCCAAAATAAATCTATCAAAACCAGATTTACCGGAACTGCCAACAACAATCAAATCAACACTTTCCTCAGAAGCAACCTCCAAAATAGAATTTGCAGGAGAACCTTCCCTGATAATTGAAGTTATTTTAATATCTTCTTCATTCATATCTTCAAATTCCTTTAAGTCTCTTTTACATCGATCATTTAATATTTGATTTAATTGTTCTACTTCATCAGTGGTGGAAATTCCATTGATAAAATGATTTTCAGATACGCTTAATGCAATAATTTCAGCTCCAGTTACTTTAGCTAAAAATAAAGCATGTAATTGGGCTTTTTTTGCAAATTCAGACCCGTCTGTTGGAACTAAAATCTTTTTGTACATAATTACATCTCCAATAATATATAATTTTATATGTCTAATATATTATTAGTATAATCTATATTGATAGTATATAATATATTTTTTGTTTCTGAACGGTTAATTATGCTCAAATATGGATTTTTTGAAAAATGTTTAAAGACGTTTATCTCCGCATTCTGACCGATTTCAATGAATGATTTGGTAAAACTATATTTAATCGAATTGGTTGTTGCCATTTTAAGAAGTTCACATGGGTTTAAATAGTTTTTATAAATTATTGACATTAATTTAAGTGTAAATTCCAGTTCCCTGAGTATATTTGGACTGTTAAGCATTAAATTATCAGTTCCTAAAATAGGTTTGATATTCATGTTCAGCATTTCATTTAACGGAGGGATACCGACATTCAACGTTGCATTAGCCCTCGGACAGACAACGATATTTGAATCTGAGTCATTGATTAAATTTAAATCGTTGTTTTTGGGATTTGTGCAGTGAACAAGCTGATTGAAGCCGGAATTAACTCCTCTTTCAATTTCTGTCTTGTTGAATTTCTTTAATGAATCGATTTGATTGGATTCGGATTCTGCAACATGAATTGATGAAATCTTACCTGCCTTCTCGCATTCTCTTGTGATTAGATTGGCAACTTCATCGGTGATTTCACCAAAACCGCTTGGAGCTATGCCGTCGGCTTCCTTCAGGAGTTTTCGAATAGCTATTTTAACCTTGGATAA is a window of Methanobrevibacter millerae DNA encoding:
- a CDS encoding CBS domain-containing protein; amino-acid sequence: MLVKRVMSKKVVSVSVPGSREKVLDLMRKENKAVLPVVKDDTKHLVGVVTRSDLINNPDEEQIAMLMSRNLIVASPDEDVKDVAKRMIESNVRRIPVVNDDGDLVGIITSFDLVSQALTKLDIDDAVENYMITTVPTTWDKAPLNVAFESMKQFGLKSILAIDDDAQLSGILTETDFIAESEIISERSEHSSTVGTEGDKWSWDSTSVLYIEKNRLKFTDKVVGDVAIGNVEVANSKTKVSDCAKKMKTLNIEQIPVIGVEGDLVGLVRASDLIKALVE
- a CDS encoding universal stress protein encodes the protein MYKKILVPTDGSEFAKKAQLHALFLAKVTGAEIIALSVSENHFINGISTTDEVEQLNQILNDRCKRDLKEFEDMNEEDIKITSIIREGSPANSILEVASEESVDLIVVGSSGKSGFDRFILGSVSDKVVNAAKCPVLVVH
- a CDS encoding amidohydrolase family protein, with the translated sequence MFTIANGIILRGLNLDPIKANLVVDEGIITDISKDAKEGKIIDAEGSIIAPSFLNGHTHIGDSIIKDEGYGLSLSEMVKPPNGVKHRALASAEDEDIIEAMKASMWEMVESGTTHFIDYREGGLKGIKLLKKASKDIPITPIILGRDDSFYGDDPDLSKVKIAIRKLLKEADGIAPSGFGEITDEVANLITRECEKAGKISSIHVAESESNQIDSLKKFNKTEIERGVNSGFNQLVHCTNPKNNDLNLINDSDSNIVVCPRANATLNVGIPPLNEMLNMNIKPILGTDNLMLNSPNILRELEFTLKLMSIIYKNYLNPCELLKMATTNSIKYSFTKSFIEIGQNAEINVFKHFSKNPYLSIINRSETKNILYTINIDYTNNILDI